A single window of Limnothrix sp. FACHB-406 DNA harbors:
- a CDS encoding type II toxin-antitoxin system RelE/ParE family toxin — MPKFSPCPSPQTYAGFYKLRVGDYRIIYEVDRIIRVITIDRIGHRRDIYES; from the coding sequence TTGCCCAAATTCAGCCCCTGCCCCTCTCCGCAAACCTACGCAGGTTTCTATAAACTCCGAGTCGGCGACTATCGCATTATTTATGAAGTTGATCGCATCATTCGAGTAATCACAATCGATCGCATTGGCCACCGCCGCGACATCTACGAATCCTGA
- a CDS encoding type II toxin-antitoxin system RelE/ParE family toxin: protein MSYSVEYDPQAVIDLEQLPKTIQKRVVSKIQWLADNFAQIQPLPLSANLRRFL, encoded by the coding sequence ATGAGTTATTCGGTTGAATACGACCCACAAGCCGTCATCGACCTTGAACAGTTGCCCAAAACAATTCAGAAACGAGTAGTCAGCAAAATTCAATGGCTAGCTGATAACTTTGCCCAAATTCAGCCCCTGCCCCTCTCCGCAAACCTACGCAGGTTTCTATAA
- a CDS encoding tetratricopeptide repeat protein: MATQDDRQEIDLQAGDNADIKVLRDVHGDVYMGTRPDRPIDQSDLRPGRSTGEIERTAELARLDGWRRSQGDRWAVIVGPGGAGKSTLASQWFDRPQKAEPWAGRLWTDLGRGQGFAEVARRAIVQFGAANQEQAERLEESELLRLLLLKLQQSPCLWVLDNLETVLEGRELPADYREFWEQWRSCRGAAGWVLFTSRDLPAGMGTRRIDLAEGFSIEQGANFLRDRGIRGAEAELRAFSAQVHGYPLILGLAAGFLVTQCDADPHLSKLPADFFAIADQHRDDPQATLETVLQWSFERLSPELRDWLGRLCALRVAFAFETEDYPNLLPELAGRSFLIQDCLPLTDPDAPRQFVYRWQPIVQQFVQRQQPDLIEAHRFAIAYHDQRYVGLGKWQTKADINNYIEDWHHEGELARLTGDRQGEANSLGNLGNAYDSLGQVQQAFNVYKQSLAIIREIGDQRGEANSLVGLGNAYYYLGQFQQAIDCYDQSLAIAREIGDQRGEGNSLGSLGNAYDSLGQFQQAIDCYDQSLVIARKIGDRQGEAASLANIGNTYRALGQFQRAIDYQEQALAIVREIGDRQGEATFLGNLGNAYYSLGQYQRAIDFHEQSLAIKREIGDRQGEANSLCGLGNAYDSLGQFQQAIDFHEQSLTIKREIGDRSGEGGSLCNLGNAYDSLGQHQRAINFYEQALVICREVGHRQFTANSLGGLGNAYYSLGQYQRAIDFHKQSLAIKREIGNRQGEANSLWGLGDAWAKLGKIWEAKTAYESARDLFRELGLDHEVATCEELLAGLTQVISVEIPRAPQIGEPSPNHRPQRSGSSWWVRLWRAWRR; the protein is encoded by the coding sequence TTGGCTACTCAGGACGATCGCCAAGAGATTGACCTCCAAGCGGGGGACAATGCCGACATCAAAGTTCTGCGGGACGTTCATGGCGATGTCTACATGGGGACTCGCCCTGATCGGCCGATCGACCAGTCGGATTTGCGGCCGGGGCGATCAACCGGTGAAATTGAGCGGACGGCGGAGTTGGCGCGGCTCGATGGGTGGCGGCGGTCGCAGGGCGATCGCTGGGCGGTGATTGTGGGGCCCGGTGGGGCGGGCAAAAGCACCCTCGCGTCCCAATGGTTCGATCGCCCCCAGAAAGCGGAACCCTGGGCGGGGCGACTCTGGACGGATTTGGGGCGGGGTCAGGGGTTTGCGGAGGTGGCGCGGCGGGCGATCGTCCAGTTTGGCGCGGCAAACCAGGAGCAGGCGGAACGGCTGGAGGAGTCGGAATTGTTGCGGCTGTTGCTGCTGAAATTGCAGCAAAGTCCCTGTTTGTGGGTGCTGGACAACCTGGAAACGGTGCTGGAGGGGCGGGAGCTGCCCGCCGACTATCGGGAGTTTTGGGAACAGTGGCGATCGTGCCGGGGGGCGGCGGGTTGGGTGTTGTTCACCAGTCGCGACTTACCGGCGGGGATGGGGACACGGCGGATCGACTTGGCGGAGGGCTTTTCGATTGAGCAGGGAGCCAATTTCCTGCGGGATCGGGGAATTCGGGGCGCTGAGGCGGAGTTGCGGGCTTTTTCGGCGCAGGTGCATGGCTACCCGTTGATTTTGGGGTTGGCGGCGGGTTTTTTGGTGACGCAATGCGATGCAGATCCGCATTTGTCGAAGTTACCGGCGGATTTCTTTGCGATCGCCGATCAACACCGAGACGATCCGCAAGCGACGCTGGAAACGGTTTTGCAGTGGAGTTTTGAGCGGTTGTCGCCGGAGTTGCGGGACTGGTTGGGGCGGCTCTGTGCGCTGCGGGTGGCGTTTGCGTTTGAAACGGAGGATTACCCAAACCTGTTGCCGGAGTTGGCGGGGCGATCGTTCCTGATCCAAGACTGTTTGCCGCTGACCGATCCCGATGCGCCGCGCCAATTTGTCTATCGTTGGCAACCGATCGTCCAGCAATTTGTGCAGCGCCAACAACCGGACTTGATTGAGGCCCACCGATTCGCGATCGCCTATCACGATCAGCGGTATGTGGGCTTGGGTAAATGGCAAACCAAAGCCGATATCAACAACTACATCGAAGATTGGCATCATGAGGGCGAACTGGCAAGGCTGACGGGTGATCGCCAAGGAGAAGCCAATTCCCTGGGCAATCTGGGCAATGCCTACGATTCCCTCGGGCAAGTCCAGCAGGCGTTCAATGTTTACAAGCAATCCCTGGCAATTATCCGCGAGATCGGCGATCAGCGAGGAGAAGCCAACTCCCTAGTTGGTCTGGGCAATGCCTACTATTACCTTGGTCAATTCCAACAGGCAATCGACTGTTACGACCAATCCCTGGCAATTGCCCGCGAGATTGGCGATCAGCGAGGAGAAGGCAACTCCTTAGGCAGTCTGGGCAATGCCTACGATTCCCTGGGTCAATTCCAACAGGCAATCGACTGTTACGACCAATCCCTTGTGATCGCTCGCAAGATCGGTGATCGCCAAGGAGAAGCTGCCTCGCTGGCCAATATTGGCAATACCTACCGTGCTCTCGGGCAATTCCAGCGAGCGATTGATTATCAAGAGCAAGCCCTGGCAATCGTCCGCGAGATCGGTGATCGCCAAGGAGAAGCCACCTTCCTAGGTAACCTGGGCAATGCCTACTATTCCCTCGGGCAATACCAGCGGGCGATTGACTTTCACGAGCAATCCCTAGCCATCAAACGCGAGATCGGCGATCGGCAAGGAGAAGCTAACTCCCTGTGCGGTCTGGGCAATGCCTACGATTCCCTCGGGCAATTCCAGCAGGCGATCGACTTTCACGAGCAATCCCTGACCATCAAACGTGAGATCGGTGATCGGTCAGGAGAAGGTGGCTCTCTATGCAATTTGGGCAATGCCTACGATTCCCTCGGACAGCACCAGCGAGCGATTAACTTTTACGAGCAAGCTTTAGTCATTTGTCGCGAAGTTGGACATCGTCAATTCACGGCCAACTCTCTGGGCGGTCTGGGCAATGCCTACTATTCCCTCGGGCAATACCAGCGGGCGATCGACTTTCACAAGCAATCCCTAGCGATCAAACGCGAGATCGGTAATCGCCAAGGAGAAGCCAACTCCCTGTGGGGCTTGGGCGATGCCTGGGCCAAACTTGGCAAAATCTGGGAAGCAAAAACCGCCTACGAATCTGCTCGGGATTTATTTCGCGAGTTGGGTCTCGATCACGAAGTCGCAACCTGCGAAGAATTACTGGCTGGCTTGACGCAAGTGATTTCCGTCGAAATTCCCCGCGCTCCCCAAATCGGCGAGCCATCTCCTAACCACCGCCCACAACGATCCGGCTCATCTTGGTGGGTGCGTCTGTGGCGGGCCTGGCGGCGCTAG
- a CDS encoding DUF2442 domain-containing protein: MLIDIVSVRVLDQFCLEIGFEDGVIGTVDVAQLISFQGVFAPLADRHFFEQVCVNSDIGSIAWPNDADLDPDVLYSIITGEPIALDRPLIEA; the protein is encoded by the coding sequence ATGCTTATTGATATTGTTTCGGTGCGTGTTCTAGATCAGTTCTGTTTAGAAATTGGTTTTGAAGATGGAGTGATTGGCACAGTTGATGTAGCCCAATTAATTTCCTTTCAGGGTGTGTTTGCACCCTTAGCCGATCGCCACTTTTTTGAGCAAGTGTGTGTGAATTCCGACATCGGCTCGATCGCTTGGCCCAATGATGCCGACCTCGATCCTGATGTGTTGTACTCGATCATCACAGGTGAGCCGATCGCCCTTGATCGCCCCTTGATTGAAGCGTAA
- a CDS encoding DUF4160 domain-containing protein: MPEISRFFGIAVTMFYNDHSPPHFHVRYGNQRALVSIETLSVLKGNLSPRVLGLVVEWAAAHQAELQENWLYARSEKPLQKIDPLE, encoded by the coding sequence ATGCCAGAAATCAGCCGCTTCTTTGGTATCGCCGTGACAATGTTTTATAACGATCACAGCCCGCCCCATTTTCATGTGCGATATGGAAATCAGCGAGCCTTGGTTTCGATCGAAACGCTGTCGGTTCTTAAAGGGAATTTATCGCCTCGGGTACTAGGTCTTGTGGTCGAATGGGCAGCAGCTCACCAGGCAGAACTACAAGAAAATTGGTTGTACGCTCGCTCAGAGAAGCCTTTGCAAAAGATTGATCCGCTAGAGTAG
- a CDS encoding DUF2283 domain-containing protein: MQIRYDPEADVLVWILNDSSPIEATAEPGGLIVSYGEDGEIVAIEWLNASRKIDLNHRR; the protein is encoded by the coding sequence ATGCAAATTCGCTATGACCCCGAGGCAGATGTGCTGGTATGGATTTTGAACGATTCATCACCAATCGAAGCAACTGCTGAACCGGGCGGTCTTATTGTCAGCTATGGCGAAGATGGGGAGATTGTAGCGATCGAATGGTTAAACGCATCTCGAAAAATCGATCTTAACCATCGACGTTAA
- a CDS encoding SRPBCC family protein, which yields MTDWLEHSVQVEVPVPIEHVWSLWSDLEQMPRWMKWIDSVHISDADPEISIWQFASGNFRFDWKSRIVRLVDNQIIQWESIDGLPNRGAVRFYDRKGSSIVRMSIAYDIPGIVGQLMDRLFLGRIVESTLQADLERFRVYAEQSLQQTGPT from the coding sequence ATGACCGACTGGCTCGAACACAGCGTTCAAGTAGAAGTTCCGGTTCCGATCGAGCATGTGTGGAGCCTTTGGTCTGACCTAGAACAAATGCCCCGCTGGATGAAATGGATTGATTCGGTGCATATTTCCGATGCGGATCCGGAAATTTCCATTTGGCAGTTTGCTTCGGGAAATTTCCGGTTTGATTGGAAGTCGCGAATTGTGCGGCTGGTGGATAACCAAATTATTCAGTGGGAATCGATCGACGGGTTGCCCAACCGGGGAGCCGTGCGGTTTTACGATCGCAAGGGCAGCAGCATCGTGCGCATGAGCATCGCCTATGACATTCCGGGGATCGTTGGGCAGTTGATGGATCGGCTGTTTTTGGGGCGGATTGTGGAATCGACGCTACAAGCAGATTTGGAGCGCTTCCGGGTCTATGCCGAACAGTCCTTGCAACAAACGGGCCCCACTTAA
- the hslO gene encoding Hsp33 family molecular chaperone HslO, which yields MGDRLIRATAADGGIRAVGAITTRLTDEARARHNLSYVATAALGRTMTAGLLLAANMKRTEARVNLRFRGDGPLGVVMADAGCDGTARGYVGNPSVELPPNAKGKLDVGGAIGKGYLYAVRDFGYGYPYSSTTEIVSGEVAEDVTHYLANSEQTPSALSLGVFVEPDGVTAAGGLLIQVMPQASIEDSALALLESRIEALQGFTPLLRSGKSLPEILQDLLGDMGLEIFPEVQMLRFHCGCTNERVLRALKTLGEDELRDMIVKDGGAEATCHFCNSVYQTDVSGLEQLIQELRAEAANS from the coding sequence ATGGGCGATCGTCTAATCCGAGCCACTGCCGCCGATGGGGGTATCCGCGCGGTGGGAGCCATCACCACCCGTTTGACCGACGAAGCCCGCGCCAGGCACAACCTATCCTACGTAGCCACCGCTGCATTGGGTCGCACCATGACGGCCGGCTTGCTGCTGGCTGCCAACATGAAGCGCACGGAAGCTCGCGTCAATTTGCGCTTTCGGGGTGATGGGCCCTTGGGCGTGGTGATGGCGGATGCGGGCTGTGATGGCACGGCTCGGGGCTATGTGGGTAATCCTAGTGTGGAGTTGCCACCCAATGCCAAGGGCAAGCTCGATGTGGGCGGGGCGATCGGGAAAGGCTACCTCTACGCTGTGCGTGATTTTGGCTATGGCTATCCCTATTCCAGCACCACGGAAATTGTGTCCGGGGAAGTGGCTGAGGATGTGACGCATTACTTGGCGAATTCTGAACAAACGCCTTCGGCTCTTTCCTTGGGGGTGTTTGTGGAGCCAGACGGAGTGACGGCGGCCGGGGGATTGCTGATTCAGGTCATGCCGCAGGCCTCGATCGAGGATTCGGCCCTGGCGCTGTTGGAAAGCCGCATTGAAGCTCTTCAAGGGTTCACCCCACTCTTGCGGAGCGGCAAGTCTTTGCCCGAGATCCTGCAAGATCTGTTGGGGGATATGGGGTTGGAAATTTTCCCGGAAGTGCAAATGTTGCGATTCCACTGTGGTTGCACCAATGAGCGTGTGCTGCGGGCCCTGAAGACGTTGGGCGAAGATGAACTTCGGGACATGATTGTCAAGGACGGCGGCGCAGAGGCCACCTGCCATTTCTGTAATTCGGTCTATCAAACGGATGTTTCAGGCTTGGAGCAACTGATCCAAGAATTACGGGCCGAGGCGGCGAATTCCTAG